The sequence TGAACATTCGGACGAACACTCGGAACAGCACGGGGACGGGGCGGGACACTCGCACGACCACGCTCACGACCACGGCAACGAGCACGTCTGGTACGACCTGCACGTCGTGTCCTCGGTCGCCGACCGGGTCGCCGGTGAGCTGGGCGAACTCCTCCCGCAACAGCGCTCCACGTTCGAGGACAACGCGGCCGAGTTCGCCGGGCGGATCGACGAACTGACGCACGAGGTCGAGAACCTCGCCGAACGCCACACCGGGGCGACGGTCGCGGCCACCGAACCGATCGCGCAGTACCTGCTTGCCGAGGCCGGGCTTCAGGACCTCACCCCGCGTGAGTTCGCCTCGGCGATCGAGAACGAGACGGACGTGCCCGTCGCCGCGCAGCAGCGGATGCTCGAACTGGCCGGGGGCGGGGTGGACGCGGTGGTGCGCAACAGCCAGACGGCCACTCCCGCCACCGAGAAGGTCGTCGAGGAGGCGCGCAAGTCGGCGACGCCGGTCGTCGATCTCACCGAGACCCTCCCCGAAGGGCAGACGGACTACATTGCCTGGATGAGTGGTCAGATCGACGCGCTCACCAAGGCACTGGACGAGTGAGCGGATGACCGAACGGACACCCACGACGACAGCCGCCGTCGAGGTCAGGAACGCGGCCCTGCGGTTCGGCGAACGAACACTGTGGTCGGGTCTCGACCTCGACATCGCGCCGGGCGAGTTCCTGGCCGTGCTCGGTCCCAACGGTTCCGGCAAGACCAGCCTGCTGCGGGTGTTGCTCGGCCTTCAGGACGTCAGCGACGGCACGGTGACGGTGGCGGGCAGGCCACCGGGCCGCGGCAACGAACGTGTCGGGTACATACCGCAGCAGCGTGCGATGGACGACGGGCTCACTCTGCGGGGCCGTGACCTCGTCGGGCTCGGCCTCGACGGCCACCGGTGGGGCCTCGGCCTTCGGGGGTTGCGGCGGCGTCACGAACGCATCGAGAACGCGATCGACGCCGTCGGCGCGCGGCGTTACGCGGACTCGCCGGTCGGCAGGCTCTCCGGCGGTGAGCAACAGCGGCTCAGGGTGGCGCAGGCGCTCATCGGGGAACCTGATGTGCTGCTGTGTGACGAACCGCTGGCCTCGCTCGATCTCACCCACCAGCGGATCGTCGCGGGCCTCATCGATCAGCGCAGGCGCGAGGCCGACACCGCTGTCCTCTTCGTCACCCACGAGATCAACCCGATC comes from Saccharomonospora xinjiangensis XJ-54 and encodes:
- a CDS encoding metal ABC transporter solute-binding protein, Zn/Mn family — translated: MQHNRRRRVIAGVSLSAVLAVVASACGGQDGGTGGSGDSAGSDGRVRVVASTNVWASVVSAVGGEHVEVTSLIDDPSADPHSYQAGAADAAEVASAELLVWNGGGYDDFFPQLAENSEAPTVVAVEQVEGANDGGEGDAGRAEDHSGEHSEDHAGEHQQEQSGEHRQEHSGEHSDEHSEQHGDGAGHSHDHAHDHGNEHVWYDLHVVSSVADRVAGELGELLPQQRSTFEDNAAEFAGRIDELTHEVENLAERHTGATVAATEPIAQYLLAEAGLQDLTPREFASAIENETDVPVAAQQRMLELAGGGVDAVVRNSQTATPATEKVVEEARKSATPVVDLTETLPEGQTDYIAWMSGQIDALTKALDE
- a CDS encoding metal ABC transporter ATP-binding protein; this translates as MTERTPTTTAAVEVRNAALRFGERTLWSGLDLDIAPGEFLAVLGPNGSGKTSLLRVLLGLQDVSDGTVTVAGRPPGRGNERVGYIPQQRAMDDGLTLRGRDLVGLGLDGHRWGLGLRGLRRRHERIENAIDAVGARRYADSPVGRLSGGEQQRLRVAQALIGEPDVLLCDEPLASLDLTHQRIVAGLIDQRRREADTAVLFVTHEINPILPYVDRVLYLVDGQFRVGTPDEVMTSQTLSELYRSRVEVIRIGGQIHIAGAQSALCEDEVHHP